One region of Halohasta litchfieldiae genomic DNA includes:
- a CDS encoding VirB4 family type IV secretion system protein: protein MSSVLQSSGVLAQLSEYLLNPTSTEGAAIYLVLIVGIGVAGKILWERRNTDDEPEVDFTDLLDEETLEQGQAEGQLLDDISESHKTVTAPAAIEWDTRAAHVGEQWTSTLYIADYPDYPSDGYLSDLFELTDVEFDLTTHITPKNQQRARNELQDLADDLQVDADLEQSIRSSYLQERANEAALTYKAVENGANVFGQALFVTVRADDKDDLQDAVQKVKSALRDEPANLMPKTAICRQDLALQSAAPIGGNVFGRESIALGGAVGALLASPHNATILEEGGVEFGIHKDNQSPVVIDPFDRDNGYAMFTVGDTGSGKSFGSKQNFIRSIEQSKDRIGIILEPLNNWAGVSEALDAKRITVGGTLGLNPLEIRRTPDHVQRAMGEDASPFNEKLDDAMSFLTNFFALRGISLGDRRTTLELGLKRAYRRNEISDDISTHGNPSPTIRTMMDLFEEMVDNPEEFVVRSDEEAGKIREDATWLLDQLRPFEEDGRHANLGKNSEFDIRDEKVIYLDLAQQEGSVDSSTALTMQLLISLVYERAKETDKEVVFVIDEARYIMQDAASLSFLETVFRHHRHHDLSIRLVTQTVDEFFQHTESEAILDQCAVKQFHRLDGMDDQWAKEFGLNYAQMRYVQDAVPGNEEAGFSEALVGVDGEWRGIRVEAMAKEKQVIDFDPSKGRSTLPGAGETAIEGDTERFREQLEKQSTNGDDRQSDAVSPKPDGGLLEGEDNA, encoded by the coding sequence ATGAGTAGTGTTTTGCAGTCGAGTGGAGTTCTCGCCCAGCTTAGTGAGTATCTCCTGAATCCAACGTCGACTGAGGGTGCTGCCATCTACCTTGTGTTGATCGTCGGTATCGGCGTCGCCGGGAAAATTCTCTGGGAGAGGCGCAATACGGACGACGAACCGGAGGTCGACTTCACAGACCTCCTCGACGAGGAGACGCTTGAACAGGGTCAGGCCGAGGGCCAGCTGCTCGATGATATCTCTGAGTCCCACAAAACGGTGACCGCACCCGCAGCCATCGAATGGGACACACGAGCCGCTCACGTCGGTGAGCAGTGGACGTCGACACTCTACATCGCTGACTACCCTGATTATCCGAGCGACGGATATCTCAGTGATCTCTTCGAGCTAACTGACGTCGAATTCGATCTGACGACCCATATCACGCCGAAGAATCAACAACGAGCTCGGAACGAACTCCAAGATTTGGCTGACGATCTTCAAGTCGACGCCGATCTTGAACAGAGTATCCGTAGTTCCTACCTTCAGGAACGCGCCAACGAAGCCGCACTGACCTACAAAGCCGTCGAGAATGGGGCGAACGTCTTTGGGCAGGCACTCTTTGTCACCGTTCGAGCAGACGACAAGGACGACCTGCAGGACGCAGTCCAGAAGGTCAAGAGCGCACTCCGTGATGAGCCTGCGAACCTTATGCCAAAGACTGCGATATGTCGACAGGACCTCGCCTTGCAGTCTGCGGCCCCAATCGGGGGCAACGTCTTCGGTCGTGAATCAATCGCGCTCGGTGGGGCAGTTGGCGCATTACTCGCCTCACCGCACAACGCAACTATCCTGGAAGAAGGGGGAGTCGAGTTCGGGATTCACAAAGACAACCAGAGCCCTGTCGTGATCGATCCGTTTGACCGTGACAATGGGTATGCGATGTTCACCGTGGGCGATACCGGCTCTGGCAAGTCGTTTGGCTCGAAACAGAACTTCATCCGCTCTATCGAGCAGAGCAAGGACCGAATCGGGATCATCCTCGAACCGCTGAACAACTGGGCAGGCGTCTCCGAGGCCCTCGATGCGAAGCGAATTACCGTCGGTGGGACACTCGGTCTCAATCCTCTGGAGATTCGCCGTACGCCCGACCACGTCCAACGAGCGATGGGCGAGGATGCGAGCCCGTTCAACGAGAAGCTTGACGACGCCATGAGCTTCCTGACGAACTTCTTTGCCCTTCGTGGTATCTCGTTGGGAGACCGCCGAACAACACTTGAGTTGGGCCTCAAGCGCGCCTACAGACGCAACGAGATCTCCGACGACATCTCAACCCACGGCAATCCCAGTCCGACGATCCGCACGATGATGGACCTCTTCGAGGAGATGGTCGACAATCCAGAGGAGTTTGTCGTCCGATCGGACGAAGAAGCAGGGAAGATCCGCGAAGATGCGACGTGGCTCCTCGATCAGCTTCGACCCTTCGAAGAGGATGGTCGACACGCGAACCTCGGGAAGAATTCGGAGTTCGACATCCGCGACGAGAAGGTAATCTACCTCGATCTCGCCCAGCAGGAAGGCAGCGTCGACAGTAGCACGGCGCTCACAATGCAGTTGCTAATCTCGCTTGTCTACGAGCGAGCAAAAGAGACAGACAAGGAGGTCGTCTTCGTCATCGACGAGGCTCGCTACATCATGCAGGACGCGGCGAGTCTCTCATTCTTAGAGACGGTGTTCCGGCATCACCGACACCACGACCTCTCGATTCGACTGGTGACTCAGACTGTCGATGAGTTCTTCCAGCATACCGAATCCGAGGCGATCCTCGATCAGTGTGCGGTCAAACAGTTCCATCGCCTCGACGGAATGGACGACCAGTGGGCGAAGGAATTTGGGCTGAACTACGCCCAGATGCGCTACGTACAGGATGCGGTTCCCGGCAACGAGGAGGCTGGCTTTTCTGAGGCACTCGTCGGCGTCGACGGAGAGTGGCGCGGGATTCGGGTCGAAGCAATGGCCAAGGAGAAGCAGGTGATCGACTTCGATCCGAGCAAGGGACGGTCGACACTCCCCGGTGCTGGCGAGACAGCTATAGAGGGGGATACTGAGCGGTTCCGAGAGCAGCTAGAAAAGCAGTCGACCAATGGAGATGATCGACAATCAGACGCCGTCTCTCCGAAGCCCGACGGCGGTCTACTGGAGGGTGAGGACAATGCGTGA
- a CDS encoding type B DNA-directed DNA polymerase has protein sequence MPFTIDILDDGSILEWESTADGTVVTEHDDYTPRFYVGPRSPDGDIDLTRLRRIYENHPDVVTTEIVSRRPGFRRDGEEVLGVDVTHVNRVTPLARQARQLSEYPIGDLACFNVDFSREFRYCLENDIDPTPASELSTLRLSVPVTEMTGDAYTELSVDGETITGSTEDVLTAVQAAVDERDPDILVCSTSQIVPTLHEMATNVGVDNFTLSRWPDVDYQQLASQSTYSSYGRVGHSPARYNVPGRAIIDESNTFFYGETNLDGVLDLVSRSKKPIQELAWASIGNVLTAIQICEAHDRGVLVPWNSWRHEFYKPMGTLHDADRGGFIFAPEVGLHEDVHELDFSSLYPNIICTHNVSPDVIRCECHRDRDDVPGLDYSICDEQGYLVDVLQPIIDARDEIKATIRQEQQQDEVDQERLAELEGRSGALKWILVACFGYQGFSNAKFGRIECHEAINAFACEILLTAKQGLEDGGWRVVHGIVDSIWVTPDPDVDDSQRVDLDVLANEITESVEIRLEHEAHYDWVAFVPQRESTAGALTKYFGKVAAEDEFKIRGIEARQRSTPSFVEDVQRKCLDRLDETRSPEAVLGYLERAIAELHAGDVAVDQLVEQNRVSKPLEGYTQNTQNVAALKRARDHDLSVHPGQDIEYVVVDDEKSSRDRVALVHEKIESYDPSYYETQLVRAVESVLSPLEWDRSKIRRELAETQVPELSVFADSEY, from the coding sequence ATGCCGTTCACGATAGATATCCTCGATGATGGAAGTATTCTCGAATGGGAATCGACAGCCGACGGCACAGTCGTAACCGAGCACGACGACTATACGCCACGTTTCTACGTCGGCCCGCGCTCACCCGACGGCGATATCGACCTCACGAGGCTTCGGAGGATCTACGAGAATCATCCTGATGTCGTCACAACCGAGATTGTCTCTCGGCGGCCAGGATTCCGTCGCGATGGCGAGGAGGTTCTCGGCGTCGACGTTACTCACGTCAACCGGGTCACCCCACTTGCTCGTCAAGCACGGCAGCTGTCGGAGTACCCAATTGGAGATCTTGCCTGCTTCAACGTCGACTTTTCGCGGGAGTTCCGCTACTGTCTGGAGAACGATATCGATCCGACGCCAGCGAGTGAGTTGTCGACACTCCGGCTTAGCGTCCCCGTAACGGAGATGACAGGAGATGCCTACACAGAGCTGTCCGTCGACGGTGAGACGATTACAGGGTCGACAGAAGACGTTCTGACAGCTGTACAGGCTGCGGTCGACGAGCGCGATCCGGACATTCTGGTCTGCTCGACGAGCCAAATCGTTCCCACACTGCACGAGATGGCCACAAATGTGGGCGTCGACAACTTCACACTGAGTCGATGGCCAGATGTCGACTACCAGCAGCTCGCCAGCCAGTCGACGTATTCGAGTTACGGCCGCGTCGGTCACTCACCGGCCCGATACAACGTTCCCGGTCGAGCGATCATTGATGAATCAAACACGTTCTTCTACGGCGAAACGAACCTCGACGGCGTCTTGGATCTCGTCTCTCGGTCGAAAAAGCCCATTCAGGAACTCGCGTGGGCCTCGATCGGGAACGTCCTGACAGCGATCCAGATCTGTGAAGCCCATGACCGCGGCGTATTGGTCCCATGGAACTCCTGGAGACACGAGTTCTACAAACCGATGGGAACACTCCACGATGCCGACCGTGGTGGGTTCATTTTCGCACCAGAGGTCGGCTTGCATGAGGATGTTCACGAACTCGATTTTTCGAGTCTGTATCCAAACATCATCTGCACGCACAACGTCTCACCTGACGTGATTCGGTGTGAGTGCCATCGTGATCGCGATGATGTTCCTGGACTCGACTATTCGATCTGTGACGAACAGGGATACCTTGTCGACGTCCTCCAGCCGATCATCGATGCTCGTGATGAGATCAAGGCTACAATCCGTCAGGAACAGCAGCAAGACGAGGTCGACCAAGAGCGACTCGCAGAACTCGAAGGTCGGTCAGGTGCCCTGAAGTGGATTCTCGTCGCCTGCTTCGGCTACCAGGGGTTCTCTAACGCGAAGTTCGGTCGGATAGAATGCCACGAGGCAATCAATGCGTTTGCTTGCGAGATTTTACTGACGGCGAAACAAGGACTGGAGGATGGTGGGTGGCGTGTGGTCCACGGGATTGTCGACTCGATTTGGGTGACTCCCGATCCAGACGTCGACGATAGCCAACGAGTGGATCTTGATGTACTTGCTAATGAGATCACTGAGTCAGTCGAAATCAGACTCGAACACGAGGCCCACTACGACTGGGTCGCATTCGTCCCACAGAGGGAGAGTACCGCTGGCGCGTTGACGAAGTATTTCGGAAAGGTCGCTGCTGAAGACGAGTTCAAAATCAGGGGAATAGAAGCTCGACAACGGTCGACGCCGTCGTTTGTCGAAGACGTCCAGCGAAAGTGTCTCGACCGCCTCGACGAAACACGATCTCCGGAAGCAGTTCTCGGGTATCTTGAGCGAGCTATTGCGGAACTCCATGCTGGTGACGTGGCTGTCGACCAGCTTGTCGAACAGAACCGTGTCTCGAAGCCGTTGGAGGGATACACGCAGAACACCCAGAACGTTGCCGCACTCAAACGAGCTCGTGATCACGACCTCAGTGTTCATCCAGGACAGGATATCGAATACGTGGTTGTCGACGACGAGAAATCCTCGCGAGATCGCGTTGCTCTTGTTCACGAGAAGATCGAATCGTACGATCCGTCGTACTACGAGACACAGCTCGTGCGAGCCGTCGAAAGTGTCCTGTCGCCGTTGGAGTGGGACCGCTCGAAGATCCGTCGGGAACTCGCGGAGACACAGGTGCCGGAGTTGTCGGTGTTCGCGGATTCTGAGTATTAA
- a CDS encoding Cdc6/Cdc18 family protein: MTDESTGSNRSDAARNTDEMFVAESDSPRLIKRLDLLEVGAVPEGDRIVGRNNEIEALVSNLRPIVRGEPPTPVLISGKTGTGKSLVARHVAETATNVAEREGLDVADIYVDCSQHSTETRAVCATARAINKVAGSPRDIPLTGLGASQYYTYIWELLEDFDAAVVMLDEIDRIQPDNDGNQDNILMQLSRAREAQKTDTNIGIIAISNKLDYPEEMNQRVRSSFGDAELLFPPYDANQLKDIMRAREDAFYDDALESGVIPKAAALAAREHGDARKAIRILKNAGQIAEEMQDTVVREAHLDEAKQRAEADRVAEHVSTQTPHARHILLALALLTKNAEADDGEDGYRTTAVYDAYKIVCEQEGTDPLKIDRVRQLLDEQAFLDIIECRRTGGGHQKGTFTAHRLLKDPDVVVEGVGHDPALVASDIGI; this comes from the coding sequence ATGACCGACGAGTCGACGGGGTCGAACAGGTCGGATGCAGCTCGCAACACCGACGAGATGTTTGTCGCCGAGTCCGACTCACCGCGACTCATCAAACGACTCGATTTGCTCGAAGTTGGGGCGGTCCCCGAGGGTGACCGGATCGTCGGTCGCAACAACGAGATCGAAGCCTTGGTCTCGAACCTCCGGCCAATCGTTCGGGGCGAGCCACCGACACCGGTGTTGATCTCTGGCAAAACCGGCACTGGAAAATCGCTTGTCGCTCGGCACGTCGCCGAGACCGCAACCAACGTCGCCGAACGCGAAGGTCTCGATGTCGCCGATATCTACGTCGACTGTTCGCAACACTCCACCGAAACGCGGGCCGTTTGTGCCACCGCACGGGCGATCAACAAAGTCGCGGGATCGCCGCGAGACATCCCTTTGACCGGGCTTGGGGCGTCTCAATACTATACCTACATCTGGGAGCTCTTAGAGGACTTCGACGCCGCGGTGGTCATGCTGGATGAAATCGACCGGATTCAGCCGGATAACGACGGCAATCAAGATAACATTCTGATGCAACTCTCGCGAGCCCGTGAGGCCCAAAAGACCGACACGAACATCGGGATTATCGCTATTTCGAACAAACTCGATTATCCCGAGGAAATGAACCAGCGAGTACGGTCGTCGTTCGGCGATGCTGAGTTACTCTTTCCGCCGTATGACGCCAACCAGCTCAAAGACATCATGCGAGCCCGCGAAGATGCGTTCTACGATGATGCCCTCGAATCGGGTGTGATTCCGAAAGCAGCGGCGCTGGCGGCCCGCGAACACGGCGACGCCCGAAAGGCGATTCGGATTTTGAAAAACGCCGGCCAGATCGCCGAGGAAATGCAAGATACGGTCGTTCGCGAAGCCCACCTCGATGAGGCCAAACAGCGGGCCGAAGCCGACCGCGTGGCCGAACACGTTTCGACACAGACACCTCACGCCCGGCATATCCTGCTGGCGCTGGCGTTGCTGACAAAAAACGCCGAGGCCGACGACGGCGAGGACGGCTATCGGACGACCGCAGTGTACGATGCCTACAAAATCGTCTGTGAGCAAGAAGGGACTGATCCGCTGAAAATCGACCGCGTGCGACAGTTGTTGGACGAACAGGCGTTTTTGGATATCATCGAGTGCCGACGGACTGGCGGCGGCCACCAGAAAGGCACCTTTACCGCCCACCGTCTGCTGAAAGACCCTGACGTAGTGGTCGAAGGTGTGGGCCACGACCCGGCGTTAGTGGCATCGGATATCGGAATCTGA